From Nocardia sp. NBC_00416:
CGGATCAGCGTCCCGAGGTTGCCCGGCGAATTGGGCCGGTCGAAGACGACGACCACCGGCGACTCCCCGGGATCGCCGAGTTCACCGTCCGCCAGCTCACCGCCCGCGTATTCCGCGACGGCCACCAGTTCAGGCGGCGCACCGGTTTTCTCCCCCAGCTCCGCCATCAGCTCGGGCGCCAGCCCGACAGCCGGAACCGCAGCAGTATCCAGGACTTCCCGCGCCCAAGCGGACAGCCCCGGATCACCCAGCCGGTACAGCAGCGTCTCCAACGGCCAGTCCTGCGCGAGGGCCTGTGTGATCGGCCGGACTCCGTGCACGAGAAAGCGGGCGTCGCGGTTGCGCTTGGCACGGTTGTCCAGATAGGCCGTCCACACCTGGACGGCGGCGTTTCGCCGGTGGATCTGCCGGGTCACGACCGGGTTCGCTCCTTGGTCAGTGGATCGGGCCCGCTGGATGCGGGCCCGGTCGATTCTCGCCCGGCCCAGTCTGCCAGCAGCGACAGAGCGGTCTCGGCAGCGGCCGGGTCGGCGCCGTCGACCCACCGGACGCGGGGATCGCGCCGGAACCACGAGCGCTGCCGCCGGACATAGCGACGGGTCCCGATGAAGGTGCGCTCGCGCGCCTCGTCCAGGTCGTACTCACCGTCCAGAAACGCCAGCACCTGCGCGTAGCCGATGGCCCGGCGCGCGGTCTGCCCCGCTCGCAGTCCCTGGTCGGCCAATCCGCGCACCTCGTCGACGAGACCCTGCTCGAACATCGCCGCGGTACGCCGCGCGATCCGCTCGTCCAGTTCCGCGGTATCGCGGTCGACCCCGAGGATCCGCGTTCCCCACCGGGGTTCCCCGATAACCGGCGCGGACGCGGCGAACGGCCGTCCGGTGAGTTCGACGACCTCGAGCGCGCGCACCATCCGCCGGCCGTCGGTGGGCAGGATGGTCGCGGCGGCGGCAGAATCGGCTCGCTGCAGGGCCTCGTGTACGGCGGACGTCCCCCGCTCGGCCAGCAATAGTTCCCATTTCGCCCGGACGACCGGGTCGGTGGCCGGGAATTCCCACTGGTCGAGCAGTGCCTGGACGTACATCATCGATCCCCCGACCACGACCGGAGTACGCCCGCGCGACGAGATCGCCTCGATATCGGTGGACGCGGCCGACTGATATGCCGCGACTGTCGCCGTTTCGGTGACATCGAGGACGTCGAGCTGATGGTGCGGGATCCCGCGCCGCTGCTCCGGTGGCAGTTTTGCGGTGCCTATGTCCATACCCCGATACAGCTGCATCGCGTCGATGTTCACGATCTCACCATCGAGCCGGCCGGCCAGTTCGAGGGCCAGGTCCGATTTACCGGTGGCGGTCGGCCCGACCACCGCGACCGGCCGCACGAGCCCCGTCACCGGTGCCCGCCGGGCCGCCACAACCCGGCGAAACAGCCGACACCGAACGGCGCGTCCCGATAGCGCTCGGACGCCGCCGGTGGTTCGGAATCTGCCGCGAACAGCCCCGCCAACGCCTGGTACGCCGCCCGGCCCGACACCATGAGATCAGCGCACAGGGCAGGATCCAGGGCCAGCAGCGCGGACCGATCACCAGCGCTCGCCGCCCGGTCGAGCTCGGTCTGCACCTGGGCCGCTCGCGGGTCGAAATAGCCGGGCGACGCGGTCGACAGGGTCGCCGCGCCGTCGGCGACGACCAGTACACCCTGTGGTTCGTCCGCGGCGTCGAGTTCGGCCCGGAGTTTCGCGCCGATCTCGGCGCAACGCGGCATCGACGCGTCGGCCGCGACCATCCGCGCCGTCGCGGCCGCGTGCGGCGCCACCGCCCCGCGCAGCCAGGCCGCGATGAGCACCGCCAGCGGCAGGTCCGCGTCGGGCGCGGCCGATACGTCCGCACTCGGCCCGCCCAGCGCCACGCGCACATCGACGCCGAAGCCGCGGAAAGTGCCGACCGTGTCGGCGTCGTAGGTCGCCTCGGCGGGCCCCACACCCAGCACGGTCCAGTGCGGCGTCGCCTCCGCCAGCGCCGCCCCCACACCGAGCACGGCCGCCCGTAGCCGGTTCAGCGCCGCCTCCGGTGTCGCCACCGCGCCCGGGACCTCCGCCGGATCGGGGACGGGACCCATACCGGCACCCGCCGCCCCGCCGCACAAATCGGGGACCAGGACGGGCGGCGAGGGGATCAGAGCCGCAAGACAGAACACGCAGTCAACCGTAGCCCGTGCCCACCGACCAGGGACACGGTCGGTGCGCCCGGGGCCCGCGCGCACCGAGCGCGGTACGAGTGTCTCTCCCGGAAACCCGGTGCCAATTGCTAGGGTGCGAAGTATCCGGACCAGGTATTACAGGTCCGGATCCGCAGGTCCGGCGAGATGCCGGTGTGGTTGCCCGGAGTGCTTCCGGGTTGAATGGGAAGAGCGTTCGGCGACACGAACGAAACGCACGATACGTCGACCTCGGTACAGCCGACACGGGCAGACGTAGCCAGAATGAGCGGGCGTAGCCAGAATGAGCAGAGCATAGCCAGAATGCGCAGCGCGTAAACCAGGCAGCCGTGACGCGCGGCAGGGACGAGGAGCAATGACCCACAGCAACGGAACCGCCAAACCCGGCCCGGGCAACCCCGGTCGACCGTCCACCGCTCCCAAGCCCCGTAGCCGTCCCAAACCCGGCGAGTCCCACCCCACTCCGGCCGCGATGAAATCCGCCGGGGCGGCCACCGAACATCCGCACCCGGTGGTCGTGCCGACCGCCACCGACCCCAGCCGCTGGGGCCGCGTCGACGAGGACGGCACCGCCTGGGTCAAAACCTCCGAGGGCGAACGCGTCGTCGGCTCCTGGCAGGCCGGTAACGCCGCCGAGGGGCTGGAGCATTTCGGCCGCCGGTTCGACGACCTGGCCACCGAGGTCGCGCTGCTCGAGGCCCGGCTCGCCGCCGGAACCGACGCCCGCAAGACGAAGGCCGCCGCACTCGCCCTGGCCGAAACGCTGCCCACGGCGGCGGTGATCGGCGATATCGAGGGTTTGTCGGCCCGGCTCGACGCCATCGCCGAACACTCCGACGAGGCGGCCGCGCACGCCAAAGAGGAGAAGGAACGCACCCGGCACGAGCACACCGAACGCAAGGAAGCGCTCGCCGCCGAGGCCGAGCAGATCGCCGGCGAATCCACCCAGTGGAAGGCCGCCGGCGACCGATTGCGCGAAATTCTCGACGAGTGGAAAACCATCCGCGGGGTCGATCGCAAGGTCGACGACGCCCTGTGGCGCCGTTACTCGAAGGCGCGCGAGGCGTTCAACCGCCGTCGCGGCGCTCATTTCGCCGAACTCGACCGGGAACGGGCGGCCGCCAAGGTCCGCAAGGAAGAATTGTGCGTCCAGGCCGAGGAACTGTCCGCTTCCACCGACTGGCCGGCCACCGCCGCGGTCTTCCGGGAGCTGCTGGTCGAGTGGAAGAACGCCGGCCGGGCGCCCCGGGAAGCCGACGAGGCCCTGTGGCGGCGATTCAAGAGCGCCCAGGATGTGTTCTTCGCCGCACGCAACTCGGCGGCCTCCGAACGGGATGCCGAATTCGCCGATAACGCGGTCGCCAAAGAAGAACTGCTCAGCAGCTACGAACCGGGTATCGACCCGGACGCGGATCTGGAGGGCGCTCGAGCGGCGTTGCGTGACCTGCAGGAACGCTGGGATGCCATCGGCAAGGTCCCGCGCGAGCGCATGCACGATCTGGAGAGCAAACTGCGCGCGCTCGAGAAGCGGGTGCGACAGGCGGCCGACGCCCAATGGCGGCGCACCGATCCGGAGGCGCTGGCCCGGGCGGCGCAATTCCGGGAGCGGGTCGCCCAGTTCGAGGAACAGGCCGCCAAGGCCGATGCCGCGGGCAAGACCCGCGACGCCGAGAAAGCCCTCGCGCAGGCCCAGCAGTGGCGGGAATGGGCCGACGCGGCAGAGGGCGCGGTCAGCAACCTCTGAACTGCTCCGGCGTAGCCGGGTCCCCGCGCTCAGCTGCCGCGGTGACCCGGTGGTGCGAGGTCAGTCCTCGCCGAGACGCCGGCGCCGCTGCCGTTCCTCCTCGCGGGCCGCGGCGATGCGCCGCTGCTCCTCGGCCGCGAGTTGCAGTGTGGTGCGACTCCAGACGACCTTCACCCAGTGGAAGGTCAGCACCATGATCGCGAGAGTACCGAGCACCAGACCGATGCCCGGCCCGGCGCCCACATAATTGTTGATTCCCGGCGTCTGCCGGTGCCAGATGGAGAACACTCCGAACGCGCTGGCGATCGCCGACCCGGCGACCGCGATCCAGGCCAGCACCCAGCGCCGCGTCATCAGAGCCAGCAGCGAGAAACCGATCCCGAACACGAGCACGAACCAGACGAAGATCCGCGACGGCAACCCGATGTGCTCAGCCGTGGCCGCTTCCGATCCGAGCAGCACATCGAACCCGCGCGCGCCGCCGGCATGCGGCAGCACCAGCGACAGCAGCAGGACGAACACCGAACACGCGACCACCATGGCACGCACCCCGGGATCGATCTCACCGGCGATCCGGCGTTCCACCGCGTCCAGGTCTTCGCGGAACTCCTCGAACTGTTCGGTCTCGGCCGGTTTCACTGCGTCCTCGTTTCCATCGCCTGATCGGTCGCCCGCTCCAGCTGATTCGTCGCTCGCTGCGCCGCCGCTCGCCGGATCCGCGCGCGATTCGCCCGCCGCCGGGGATGCCGGTTGCGAGGTGTCGTCGGGTGGGCGACCCTGCTCGCCCTGATCGTCGTCGCCGGGCGCGCTCATGTCCCGCATCCGGAGGCGCACCCCGCGGTGACCGGCTCCGGTGCGGGCGCGCCGATCCGCGGCAATCCCAGCCCCACCCCGATGGGCGCGGTCTTCGGCGTGGCGCCGGCCTCGTGGGCGTCGCCGGCCCGGGTACGGCGATGGTCGCGGATCCCCGAGTCCGCGACCACATGGTGCGGTGCGGCGCCGGTCACCTCGACAGTCACCAGGTCGCCCGGCCGGATCCGCTCAGTCGCGCCTTCGGGCCGGAAGTGCACGAGCCGGCCGTCACGGGCCCGGCCGCTCATCCGGGCCGTGGCGGCGTTCTTCTTCCCCGCGCCGTCGGCCACCAGCAATTCGACCTCGACGCCCACCAGGGCCTGATTGGCCTCGAGACAGATCTGCTCCTGCAGGGCGATCAATCGGTCATAGCGTTCCTGCACCACCTGTTTGGGCACCTGATCGGCCATCTCCGCGGCCGGGGTACCCGGCCGGGGTGAGTATTGGAAGGTATACGCACTGGTGAAGCGCGCCTGCCGTACCACCTCGAGGGTCTGCTGGAAATCGTCCTCGGTCTCGCCGGGAAAGCCGACGATGATATCGGTGGTGATCGCGGCATGCGGCATCACCGCCCGTACCTTCTCGATTATCCCCAGGTACCGGGCCTGCCGGTAGGACCGGCGCATGGATTTCAACACCCGGTCCGAACCCGACTGCAGCGGCATGTGCAGTTGCGGGCAGACGTTGGGGGTCTCGGCCATCGCCTCGATGACATCGTCGGTGAATTCGGCGGGATGCGGTGAGGTGAAGCGGACACGCTCCAGCCCCTCGATCTGACCGCAGGCGCGCAGCAGTTTCGCGAAAGCGCCCCGGTCACGCGGCTGGTCCGGGTCGACGAACGAGGCGCCGTAGGCATTCACGTTCTGCCCGAGCAGCGTCACCTCCACCACGCCCTGGTCCACCAATGCCCGGACCTCGGCGAGGATGTCGCCGGGCCGCCGGTCCACTTCTTTGCCGCGCAGCGCGGGCACGATGCAGAACGTGCAGGTGTTGTTACAGCCGACCGAGATCGACACCCATCCCGCGTAGGCCGACTCGCGCCGCGCCGGGAGGGTCGAGGGGAACGCCTCGAGTGATTCCAGGATCTCCACCTGGGCTTCCTCATTGTGGCGGGCACGTTCCAGCAGCACCGGCAGCGCGCCGATGTTGTGGGTGCCGAACACCACGTCCACCCAGGGGGCCTTGCGCACCACCGTGTCGCGGTCCTTCTGCGCCAGGCAGCCGCCGACCGCGATCTGCATACCCGGCCGCGACGCCTTGATCGGCGCGAGATGGCCGAGGGTGCCGTACAGCTTGTTATCGGCGTTCTCCCGCACCGCGCAGGTGTTGAAGACCACCAGGTCGGCCGTCGCGCCGGGCGCGGCCCTCGTATAGCCCGCATCCTCGAGCAGGCCGGACAAGCGTTCGGAATCGTGCACGTTCATCTGGCAACCGAAGGTGCGGACCTCGTAACTACGCGCGTCGGCCGACTCGAGCCGGGCGGGGAGCGCTACCTGTCCGATCGAATCCACCCGTCCAGGGTACGGGCCCCCATCCCGGCGTTTTCCAGCAGATCCACCACCCGCGCCGCGGCGGCGGGCCGGTACCCGGACGGCCGGGCGGGTACCGGGCGCGGTCGCGTCGATCTCCGCGGTGCGGATCGGGTCCGTGCCCCGAGCCGTCCGGATACCTCGCGAGCCTCCGTTCCCGTGTGCCCGGACCGGACGGTTGCCCTGGAGGGTCTCGCACGGCTACCGGAGACGGACCGATTTCGCCCCATCTTTCCTTCGGTCCCATGGCAAGCAAATCCTCGACGAGCGAATGGATTACGGCGTATTACCACCGGGTTAAACCCGAATTTCGGCCCGGCGTGGCGTAAAGGTGTGTCACGGAAAGGCGCGCAAATCCCGAGATTCGGCTTAAGGTCATTTCCATGACCGACACCGACGCCGACGCACGTGGGGCGTCCGGCGACACCCCCGCGCCGCCGATGATCACCCTACGCGCCGTCGACAAGCACTTCGGTGCCCTGCACGTTCTGCGCAATATCGATCTCGAGGTGCCCCGCGGGCAAGTCGTGATCGTGCTCGGGCCCTCCGGCTCCGGGAAATCGACACTGTGCCGCACCATCAACCGTCTGGAGCCGATCGATTCCGGTGAGATCAGCGTCGACGGGGTCCCGTTGCCTGCCGAGGGTCGCGCCCTCGCGGCGCTGCGCGCCGACGTCGGCATGGTCTTCCAGTCGTTCAATCTCTTCGCGCACAAGTCGATCGTGGAAAACGTCATGCTCGCGCCGCTGAAGGTTCGTAAGTCCAAGAAGGATGAGGCGCGCAAGCGGGCCATGGAACTGCTGGAACGCGTCGGTATCGCCGACCAAGCGGACAAGTATCCCGCCCAGCTCTCCGGTGGACAGCAACAGCGCGTCGCCATTGCCCGGGCGCTGGCGATGAATCCCAAGGTGATGCTCTTCGACGAGCCGACCTCGGCCCTCGACCCGGAGATGGTCAACGAGGTCCTCGACGTGATGGTCTCGCTGGCCAAAGAGGGGATGACGATGCTGGTCGTCACCCACGAGATGGGGTTCGCCCGCCGTGCCGGCGATCGGGTGCTCTTCATGGCCGACGGCCAGGTCGTGGAGGACACCGACCCCGAGACATTCTTCAGCGCGCCGAAGTCCGACCGTGCCAAGGACTTCCTGGGCAAGATTCTCAGCCACTGAATCGGCCCGGCTGTACGACAAGGCACAGCTCGAGGGCATAGCGCCGTCGAGAAGATGAGGGAAGGAAACCGATGAGGATCAACCGAGCACTCCGCATCGCGGTCGGCGCGGTGGCGGTGGCCGTCACGGCCGCCACCACCGCGGCCTGCGGCGGCGGTAGCGATAAGACCGCGCTGGAGAATGCCCAGGAGGGCCAGCTCACCATCGGCATCAAATACGATCAGCCCGGTCTGGGACTGCGTAATACCGACGGTTCGTACAGCGGCTTCGATGTCGAGGTGGCCAAGTACGTGGCCGCCAAACTCGGCGTCCAGCCCGACGGCATCACCTTCAAGGAAGCTCCCTCCGCGCAGCGCGAGACCCTGATCGAGAACGGGCAGGTCGATTTCGTCGTCGCCACCTACTCGATCACCGACGCCCGCAAGGAGAAGGTCGATTTCGCCGGTCCCTATTACGTGGCCGGGCAGAGCCTGCTGGTCCGGGCCGACAACAACGAGATCACCGGTCCGGACAGCCTGGCCGGCAAGACGGTGTGCTCGGTGACCGGCTCCACGCCCGCGCAGAACA
This genomic window contains:
- a CDS encoding DUF349 domain-containing protein; translation: MTHSNGTAKPGPGNPGRPSTAPKPRSRPKPGESHPTPAAMKSAGAATEHPHPVVVPTATDPSRWGRVDEDGTAWVKTSEGERVVGSWQAGNAAEGLEHFGRRFDDLATEVALLEARLAAGTDARKTKAAALALAETLPTAAVIGDIEGLSARLDAIAEHSDEAAAHAKEEKERTRHEHTERKEALAAEAEQIAGESTQWKAAGDRLREILDEWKTIRGVDRKVDDALWRRYSKAREAFNRRRGAHFAELDRERAAAKVRKEELCVQAEELSASTDWPATAAVFRELLVEWKNAGRAPREADEALWRRFKSAQDVFFAARNSAASERDAEFADNAVAKEELLSSYEPGIDPDADLEGARAALRDLQERWDAIGKVPRERMHDLESKLRALEKRVRQAADAQWRRTDPEALARAAQFRERVAQFEEQAAKADAAGKTRDAEKALAQAQQWREWADAAEGAVSNL
- the miaA gene encoding tRNA (adenosine(37)-N6)-dimethylallyltransferase MiaA, translated to MTGLVRPVAVVGPTATGKSDLALELAGRLDGEIVNIDAMQLYRGMDIGTAKLPPEQRRGIPHHQLDVLDVTETATVAAYQSAASTDIEAISSRGRTPVVVGGSMMYVQALLDQWEFPATDPVVRAKWELLLAERGTSAVHEALQRADSAAAATILPTDGRRMVRALEVVELTGRPFAASAPVIGEPRWGTRILGVDRDTAELDERIARRTAAMFEQGLVDEVRGLADQGLRAGQTARRAIGYAQVLAFLDGEYDLDEARERTFIGTRRYVRRQRSWFRRDPRVRWVDGADPAAAETALSLLADWAGRESTGPASSGPDPLTKERTRS
- the miaB gene encoding tRNA (N6-isopentenyl adenosine(37)-C2)-methylthiotransferase MiaB, whose protein sequence is MDSIGQVALPARLESADARSYEVRTFGCQMNVHDSERLSGLLEDAGYTRAAPGATADLVVFNTCAVRENADNKLYGTLGHLAPIKASRPGMQIAVGGCLAQKDRDTVVRKAPWVDVVFGTHNIGALPVLLERARHNEEAQVEILESLEAFPSTLPARRESAYAGWVSISVGCNNTCTFCIVPALRGKEVDRRPGDILAEVRALVDQGVVEVTLLGQNVNAYGASFVDPDQPRDRGAFAKLLRACGQIEGLERVRFTSPHPAEFTDDVIEAMAETPNVCPQLHMPLQSGSDRVLKSMRRSYRQARYLGIIEKVRAVMPHAAITTDIIVGFPGETEDDFQQTLEVVRQARFTSAYTFQYSPRPGTPAAEMADQVPKQVVQERYDRLIALQEQICLEANQALVGVEVELLVADGAGKKNAATARMSGRARDGRLVHFRPEGATERIRPGDLVTVEVTGAAPHHVVADSGIRDHRRTRAGDAHEAGATPKTAPIGVGLGLPRIGAPAPEPVTAGCASGCGT
- a CDS encoding glutamate ABC transporter substrate-binding protein produces the protein MRINRALRIAVGAVAVAVTAATTAACGGGSDKTALENAQEGQLTIGIKYDQPGLGLRNTDGSYSGFDVEVAKYVAAKLGVQPDGITFKEAPSAQRETLIENGQVDFVVATYSITDARKEKVDFAGPYYVAGQSLLVRADNNEITGPDSLAGKTVCSVTGSTPAQNIQKKYPDTQLQTYDTYSLCLEGLNSGAVAAVTTDDIILAGYASQSPGKYKVVGDKFTTENYGIGLKKGDQETRDKINDAIEEMISSGAWDTAFQESVGKAASYETPQAPQVDRY
- a CDS encoding Rv2732c family membrane protein, translated to MRDMSAPGDDDQGEQGRPPDDTSQPASPAAGESRADPASGGAASDESAGAGDRSGDGNEDAVKPAETEQFEEFREDLDAVERRIAGEIDPGVRAMVVACSVFVLLLSLVLPHAGGARGFDVLLGSEAATAEHIGLPSRIFVWFVLVFGIGFSLLALMTRRWVLAWIAVAGSAIASAFGVFSIWHRQTPGINNYVGAGPGIGLVLGTLAIMVLTFHWVKVVWSRTTLQLAAEEQRRIAAAREEERQRRRRLGED
- a CDS encoding TrmH family RNA methyltransferase, with amino-acid sequence MTRQIHRRNAAVQVWTAYLDNRAKRNRDARFLVHGVRPITQALAQDWPLETLLYRLGDPGLSAWAREVLDTAAVPAVGLAPELMAELGEKTGAPPELVAVAEYAGGELADGELGDPGESPVVVVFDRPNSPGNLGTLIRSADAFGASAVVVSGHGADQYDPRCVRASTGSLFSVPVFRVSGPAEVLEFRDRQVRRGVPTRIVGTDEHGDRAIFDDDLVDATILVVGNETSGMSAAWLAACDHTVTIPMGGSASSLGAPSAAAVALYEISRQRRTFAR
- a CDS encoding amino acid ABC transporter ATP-binding protein; the encoded protein is MITLRAVDKHFGALHVLRNIDLEVPRGQVVIVLGPSGSGKSTLCRTINRLEPIDSGEISVDGVPLPAEGRALAALRADVGMVFQSFNLFAHKSIVENVMLAPLKVRKSKKDEARKRAMELLERVGIADQADKYPAQLSGGQQQRVAIARALAMNPKVMLFDEPTSALDPEMVNEVLDVMVSLAKEGMTMLVVTHEMGFARRAGDRVLFMADGQVVEDTDPETFFSAPKSDRAKDFLGKILSH